One Chitinophagaceae bacterium C216 genomic window carries:
- the tsf gene encoding Elongation factor Ts: MSTTITVQDINKLRQATGAGMMDCRKALTETNGDFEAAIDWLRKQGQKIAAKRSDREAKEGVVIAQTTADNKTGIVVCVSCETDFVSKNEDFVAFVKTIADAALNNNVNSIDELNEVVVNGVKVSELVNDKLASIGEKIGITKFEKVTAPYVAAYIHGAYRIGVLVGLDKEAAQVGKDVAMQVAALSPVAVDANSVPADILEREKSVIMEMIKADPKMAGKSEDMLAKIADGKLNAFFKESTLVAQAFVKDSSKSVGDYLKENGDVKVLEFKRVALG; encoded by the coding sequence ATGAGCACAACTATAACAGTACAGGATATCAATAAACTGCGCCAAGCTACTGGAGCAGGTATGATGGATTGCCGCAAAGCACTTACTGAAACTAATGGTGATTTTGAAGCAGCCATCGACTGGTTAAGAAAACAAGGTCAGAAAATCGCTGCAAAGCGTAGCGACCGTGAAGCTAAAGAAGGTGTGGTGATCGCGCAAACCACTGCCGATAACAAAACCGGTATTGTAGTGTGCGTAAGTTGCGAAACCGACTTCGTTTCTAAAAATGAGGATTTCGTAGCATTCGTGAAAACTATTGCAGACGCAGCTCTCAATAATAACGTAAACTCAATTGATGAGTTGAACGAAGTGGTGGTAAACGGTGTTAAAGTATCTGAACTGGTAAATGATAAACTGGCCTCTATCGGTGAGAAAATTGGTATCACCAAGTTTGAAAAAGTAACAGCTCCTTATGTAGCTGCTTACATTCACGGTGCATACCGTATTGGTGTGCTGGTAGGACTCGATAAAGAAGCTGCTCAGGTAGGTAAAGATGTGGCCATGCAAGTAGCTGCATTAAGCCCTGTAGCTGTGGATGCTAACAGTGTTCCGGCTGACATTCTGGAGCGTGAGAAATCAGTTATCATGGAGATGATCAAGGCTGATCCGAAAATGGCCGGTAAGTCTGAAGATATGCTGGCAAAAATTGCAGATGGTAAACTGAACGCTTTCTTTAAAGAAAGTACACTGGTAGCTCAGGCATTCGTAAAAGATTCTAGTAAATCCGTAGGAGACTACCTGAAGGAGAATGGTGATGTGAAAGTATTAGAATTTAAACGCGTAGCATTAGGTTAA
- the uhpA gene encoding Transcriptional regulatory protein UhpA, with protein MRLSLNENGPLAILLDDHKLFTDTFARTLETTRLFSHVFSFYDEREVLEFVFKEKLTNEIVFFMEYYINNETTLNLLKDIRRIKPKSRAIIISSITNPLLIKDLMRYKPHGVISKYSSFDEIIKCLYFAGKTKPYLCPVIQKLLNDTSADQALSLTSREIDIIRRFATGESAAEVAQSLSLSPHTIATHRKNIFKKMRCNSITELLAIARNMGII; from the coding sequence ATGAGACTTTCATTAAATGAAAATGGTCCTCTCGCTATTTTACTGGATGATCATAAGTTGTTTACGGACACTTTTGCACGTACGCTAGAAACCACCCGATTATTCAGTCATGTCTTTTCATTCTATGATGAAAGGGAAGTTCTAGAATTTGTCTTTAAGGAAAAACTAACCAATGAGATAGTATTCTTCATGGAATATTATATCAATAATGAAACTACTTTAAATCTACTTAAAGATATCAGACGTATAAAACCTAAATCTAGGGCTATTATCATCTCTTCTATAACAAACCCTTTATTGATAAAAGACCTGATGCGATATAAACCTCACGGGGTTATCAGTAAATACTCGTCTTTCGACGAGATTATAAAATGCCTGTACTTCGCCGGCAAAACTAAGCCTTATCTCTGCCCCGTTATACAGAAATTGCTCAATGACACCTCTGCTGACCAAGCACTCTCTCTTACTTCGCGGGAAATCGATATTATCAGAAGATTTGCCACAGGAGAATCTGCAGCTGAAGTGGCCCAATCGCTTTCTCTTAGCCCACACACTATTGCCACACACAGAAAGAATATCTTTAAAAAGATGAGATGTAATAGTATTACAGAGCTATTGGCTATTGCAAGGAACATGGGAATTATATAG